One window of the Cataglyphis hispanica isolate Lineage 1 chromosome 13, ULB_Chis1_1.0, whole genome shotgun sequence genome contains the following:
- the LOC126854177 gene encoding uncharacterized protein LOC126854177 has product MYAAIFISLAFIATQVAAKIPSYINICGRRDPNLDQCIINNVNNLKSKICEGIPELDIPSNNPIVIDELSISNTTNTKIFLRDTKVEGVCDFTVKFFHFDLNTLHFDVNISFGLIRMNSTYDFDLHILVPFAGKGQVYITTDNVDAQATIDLKVATKGGKRYMYMSKIKLNLDIKGYDAKYNELNERELSQLNEIVNNFIGNNQEEVIKSFKPVIEEVISKRILLVSNDIVKHFTYEELFPDRT; this is encoded by the exons atgtatgctgcaatctttatttctcttgcATTTATCGCAACACAAGTTGCAGCGAAAATAC cctcttatattaacatatgcGGCCGCAGAGATCCGAACCTCGATCAATGCATTATAAACAATGTAAACAATTTGAAAAGTAAGATTTGCGAAGGAATCCCGGAATTGGACATTCCATCTAATAATCCAATCGTCATTGACGAATTATCCATTTCCAATACAACCAataccaaaatatttttgagagatACGAAAGTGGAGGGAGTTTGCGATTTCACCGtaaaattctttcattttgatttaaatacacTTCACTTTGATGTTAATATCTCATTCGGTCTGATTCGAATGAATTCCACATATGATTTTGACTTACATATACTGGTACCCTTTGCTGGTAAGGGACAGGTTTACATTACTACAG ATAACGTCGACGCGCAAGCGACCATAGATCTGAAAGTAGCTACTAAAGGCGGTAAaagatacatgtatatgtcgAAGATAAAGCTGAACCTTGATATCAAAGGATACGATGCTAAATACAATGAATTGAACGAAAGGGAATTGAGTCAATTGAacgaaattgttaataattttataggcAACAATCAAGAGGAAGTTATTAAAAGCTTTAAGCCGGTAATAGAGGAAGTAATTTCCAAACGGATCTTACTGGTTTCCAATGACATAGTTAAACATTTTACCTACGAAGAACTCTTTCCGGACAGAacttaa
- the LOC126854171 gene encoding protein takeout-like, whose product MHAFVLRICLFYTLFTVAFAAIPSYIKVCNRNDPEINKCILNSIEQLRSKLVTGIPELNVPSIEPLILKHIRLARGPNGARLDINLTNIQVFGPSTFKIRDLKIDPKTVSLTFKIDFDKLDFRGKYQINAQILLLKLVGEGGLTGSFLGYHSDCILKSHKVVRNNKSYVVFEKMKFDITINKAHINLDNLFNGDPILGPASNEVLNANSDLLVDEIKPVLEEALADLFTDVANKITEAFTYDELFPNN is encoded by the exons ATGCACGCTTTCGTTCTTCGTATttg TTTGTTTTATACGTTATTTACTGTGGCCTTCGCTGCAATAC CATCATACATAAAGGTATGCAATCGAAACGAtccagaaataaataaatgtatacttaATTCAATTGAGCAACTGCGAAGCAAACTGGTCACAGGAATTCCAGAATTAAATGTTCCATCAATCGAACCGCTTATCCTAAAGCATATACGTCTAGCGAGAGGTCCCAACGGTGCGAGACTAGACATTAATCTTACGAACATTCAG GTATTTGGACCTTCCACGTTTAAAATccgagatttaaaaattgaccCAAAGACGGTGTCTCTTACCTTTAAAATCGATTTCGATAAGCTCGATTTTCGGGGAAAGTATCAGATAAATGCGCAAATTCTGTTGCTCAAATTGGTTGGAGAAGGAGGTCTTACTGGAAGTTTCC TGGGTTATCATAGTGACTGCATCTTGAAGTCTCACAAAGTCGTTAGAAATAATAAGTCGTATGTGGtctttgaaaaaatgaaatttgacaTCACTATAAATAAAGCCCATATCAATcttgacaatttatttaatggcGATCCAATTCTCg GACCAGCGAGCAATGaagttttaaatgcaaatagcGATTTGTTGGTGGACGAGATAAAGCCGGTATTAGAAGAAGCCTTAGCAGACCTATTTACCGACGTCGCCAACAAGATCACTGAAGCATTCACATATGATGaattatttccaaataatTAA